The region AGCATCAGGTCCtcgcccacctccacccccaggatCTGCCCTGCGACAGGGCGCCTCGCAGCCACCCCCTGCACAGCGCCCACTCAGCCCcaccgcccaccccaccccccgtgcTAGGAGCTGCCGTATCCCCACCCTGGAGAATtgatattttatagaattttcaGTGCTTGTATCTTTAGATTTCCATTTAGTTTATTTTCTGAATCAGGAAGTACATTCCTATGCCTTATTTACACCCTCTATTTCCAGCTTCTCACTTTGGTTGTAAGCAAGGGGGGGAGGCCTTCGAAGAAGCAGCTATCTTTGCACAGAGTCAGAATTTGCTGTTGGAGAGCTTTGTTAACGTGTCCCCTGGGTTCACAATAGCATCCCATCATAACTGCTTTGTCATCTATTTGCACCAACATGCTTATTTTTTCAGcagtttattttctaattttattttatctgctATATTATGATAATagtgtatttcatattcttttgtgtATTACTTACTACTAtatgttatacatacatacacgtacatACCTGTGGGTTTGCCTGGGATGGTGGCCGACTGCATTTCATCTTCATGACCATTGAATATTCTTATATGTATTTAGAGTGCTTTTTAGAACAGACATGAAAATACTCCATCTACTCACTTAATTCACAAAATATATCCACTGTGCAATAATTTAAAGATTATGTTTTAATTTATAGAAGTGGAActtttttgtcttaaaattatgAGCTGAACAAGCACCCATTTGGCATAATCATACACAACTGAGGAAAGCTAGCTTCTTCCTCTAAGCAACTGTCTTAGTCACTCGTTTATAGTATCTGTGATGACGAGCATTTTtatatcaattttatctttttccaatTGACCAGTAATTACCTATGGTACATCAtatccattttttctttcatttcattgcAGTCAATAAACCTGTCTTTCTGTGGTGATGAAAGTGTTCTTAACATGATGGTACCTTGTCATGTTACATATCTGTTTACCATGGGCTACTACTCTTGTACACTGAGAAGGCAAGGAAAATTACTGGCTAATTATTGCTAATTTTCCCACCTGTATTTCAGGTCTAACCTAATTTCTTAAGACTGTTGGATGTTTCTTTTGAATTGCATTAAACACAGAAGAGAGATCACTTTTTTATCTTTACCTGTATCATTAGCTATATGAACATTATAATAACATGCAAGTTTGACTACACTGAAAGGCATTTCAGGGTTTGATCTTGGACTAATTATTCTAAGAAGTAACTTATTTCTGGGACAAAATATAGCAACAAGTAAAATCACTTGCAAGATTGCTGTTTGATTCTCTGCATTTGTCACTTTCTGTTAACTATCACTTAGAAGTTGATTagtttagatatttttaaaacaattctgaCTAGAAAACACCAAGGGAAAATACTGAATCTTTCTGGTCAGAAGTTCTGTTCTCATTCTTCTAATTTGAATGTTTCAGTTGCAAATGTTTGATTTTGTTCTGTTAGTGCGGAAATGTAAtcatggaaacaaaataaaaacaagcatTCTTGGAATAAGTGAGCCAGTCACATTGGagcattattaatattattattattatttttaaacaatccaGTATTTTGAATATGGTCAGCCATGAAATTAAATAAACTCACTGAAGCCTGAATCCTAATATACATTTATGATGACAAACTTCTTAGAGTGAACTTAGGACACAGCTATACCAGTAAAACaacaaccaaagaaaaaagaaagaaaaaccctcCAAAGAACAGCCTACATCATAAACAAACACGTGCATTAGTATTTAATATGAAAACTGTGAAATAAATGTGATTGGAAATTATGTATGTATTATTCTAGGTTATTTATTCTGTGTCATAAGTCCTAtctttagaaaaaacaaaatagaaggagGTGACAGGTAAAAGTCATAGTAATTTCTTGTagggtaattttaaaataatatattctaaaatataaaaatgtttaatataagttttattttaacTTGTTTCAGATTTATAGAAACTTTTCAAAGATAGTGTAGGATTTCCCAGGTAGTCCAGATCAGTTTTCTGTCTTATTGCCATCTCGTATTATTATGCTCATTGTTACAATTAGTGAACTAATGATGATATATTATTATTCACTACAATCCatgcttttttcagattttcttagttttacCATTTTCTCTTCTAAGATCCCGTTCAGAATGCCCCATCACATTTGGCTGCCATGTCTAAGTAAAACTCAGGGCACGCGCCCTAAAGGTGGCGTTACTGTTGCTGTCGCCCTTGCTCAGCTGGCTGAGGCACGTTTTTCAGATGCCTCCTCTATGAAGTGAGTCCATTTCCCAGCCTCTTCTGCACGTGCTTTTTGAAAGGATGTCATTATGTGCAGCCAAAATTGACGGAGTTGGGAAGTTATGCACCATTCCCCTGCTAGTTTAAGTATCTATGTCTAGTATTTGGGTTTATGCCTGAGAGATTCGGACTCCCTAcatttatgtatctattttttccAATAAAACAGACAATGAATTCATGAAATGATGCTCCACCTCAGTGATGATCAGAGAGATGCTGGATCCAACCATCCatacctagaacagtgtctggcacgtaAACCGCTCTCAGTAAATACTCCTGAAAGAATAAAGCTGAAAAGATGTGAGGAAGGGCACGTAATGTGCACAGGTGGCAGAAgaggttccaggcagagggagtgtTACTAAGGGCAAGTTCATGTGCCTGCCACACCACGAGACCAAGCAAACTGAAACATcgaagtttggagcagagaaaggtttattgcagggccgggCAAAGAGGACGGGGTGGCTTATGCCTAAGAATATCCCGAACTCCCCAAAGAATTTCAGCAAAGCATacttaaaggccaggtaagggagggtGAGTCACAGGGTaggtgatcagcttgtgcacaatcctctgattggttgatgtggaGGGAACAGGGCGATCAACACCATCAACCCCCAGGTACCAGAAGGACTGGAGGCAATGCACCCTCAATCGTCAagtgttaatttcttcccttggtGGTGgctttaagcatctgaaaagctcAGGAAATAGACATGAGATAATATTACCTGGGTGCTtcagaggagctgcagcagaggatgggggaagggagtCTGATTCTGGAAGGCCCCCCAGGGTCTGCTAAGTTACAGAAACAGGTGAACAGATCACAAGTTTTCTGGAGAGGTTGGCCACATGGCCCCAGTCTGGCCAGTCAGTGtgttccatcctccctggccactgtgattggctcagagCTGGGCACCAGCCCTGTCAGGCTCCATGGTCAGGCTTTGGTGCTGGAAACCTGGGGGtggagaagttctatttcagttgggagttgaagGGACctgatgtcagcctgtggcagttggtggcCATCTTGCtctcataaaggcagagccatgtgaagatgacaccagtggcagatCTCAGAAGTGGGGAAGGACAACTTCtgctgatgtcactgagcaccaggtacagccCTGCCTGAAGCTGTCTCCCCGTGGACatctcagttaggtaagtcattcttTCCTGCCTTATTTGCTTCTTTAAGCcgctttggttttctgtcactggttaaAAAGGGAATCTGACTAtcccttcaagctggctaaatggggACCCTGGGACTGCAACAGTGTGGTGACAGGCAATGATGTGGCTGATAGACTCCAGAAGCCTCTGTGCAAACGGGATTGTAGCTGACAAGTGAGAGTAAACATGGCCTCAGGGAATGGGTTTGCTAGTGGCAGCTCCCAggtcctggatattagagtgcacaCACTCAGCCAGGTCTCAGCACTGCTGTcccacctgctaacccacacctctcttctcccacctgCCCGGCCTCGGGGCTGGACACCCcagggcacctgaaacagcccagggctttgtgttgtaatttacacaggctgcccccacgtctgagggtgagggtgactgggtttcagtttacagaggagaaaacagactagagagGCTCACTGGTGagctgtgggggtgggaccccaatccaCCATCTGATCTGTGACTTCGAGTgggcagcctccccaccctcagccagggtgcttgctaagcctaggggctcaggagtcctgctccctccagcacccctcctggatgtgagggtggggaggaggggggagggtgggCTCTTCCTTATACAACAATCTCCCCTGCGGGGGCACACATGTGATCCCACAGACTGTCATTCCTTCCTTGTGACCTGGGCCTCCTTGGCCAGGCGTGAGGAGCACCCTGACCCGTGGGCACTGCAGtccatgggtgcacacgtgggcaggtgcacccatgactgagaggacagccCCCCAAGTTAAGGCCCCcctgctcagatgattacatcctggaacTGAGGGGTACCCAGGGctcaggtggccaattctggccttaggggcaaattgTTATCATCCAGGGGGCTgatcttttaattaaattaaaaatttgcaatcaaatagtcaagcccctttctcaGCAGCCCTGTAGTCTCTCAGCCTTTACTCCTTTCTGGGACCAAGTtcttagcttcaaattgagtCTCATTATGGACATAAACATGTCCCTTTCATGTGCCACTTTTGGTATAAGAGGCCACCCCaactccccctcccttccccttgtcaacACCTTGACACAGGTGAGCAGCGCTCTTTTGATGCAGTTCTGCAGATGTGTGCGCTAAGGATTTAGAATGCCCAGGCTAGGAGGGGCCTGCCCCCCGCGGCAGggcaggcaggtgggcagggggtGATGATTCACCTAAAACCTCAGCTGGTGTCAGGCAGCAACAGCAGAGTGGCAGCCGAGGGCTGAGCGGGTGCAGAGTAAGtggattaaatgtgttcacccagcCACCTTGGGGATGGCGGCCCTGGAGCACGACTACAAGTgtggaaggtggagggtccccagtgcctggacccctgCCTTGTAAAAATCAGGGTTGAGATGTGGCtatgaaatcagaacactgggGTTCAGTGCTTCCCTCACCACTCGGTCAGTTATTCAAAGCAaacaagcctcagttttctcatgtgtaaaatgggaacattgaagcctctccctctgagggtgtggaggggttACATGGGGcgacagcagagcacagggctctctgggctgagcctgcaccCAGACAGGCCGTTGtcgctgccatgaccactgtcttccagggcagggtctgcgcactctccctgtgaaggtccagacagtaaacagtctaggctttgagggaccgACAGCCCCTGTCACAACCACCGCCCGCTGCTGTTGGAGGGCGGAGGCAGCTTCTGCAGCAGGTAGTCCGGGCTCCCACCTCGCTTCCTTAGATGTGTGTTATTGATGTACAACTGTCACACAGTGTTGTTAGTCTTAGGCGTGCAGCGTAATGCTGTGCATACTGTGAAATGGTCACCGCAGGAAGTTTAGTTGACATCCGTCACCACCCATAGttacacattatttttcttgggatgagaatttttaagatggactctcttaacaactttcaaatgcacagcacagtgctgtTAACTCCAGTCACCTTGCTGTGCATTATGTCCCCAGGGCTTGCTTATCTCCTAATTGGAAGTCTGCACCTTTTGATTATCTTCACGGATTTCAAtcagccccaccctcacctctggcaaccaccaacttGTTCTCCATTTCCATGGGTTTGGTTTATTTTtcggattccacatataaatgagatcataggtgtttgtctttctctgtctgatttgttTCACTTGGCacaataccctcaaggtccatccaagttgtcacaaatggcaggatttctttttttttaatgtctgaataagattccattataTAGATCGcattttctgtatccattcatctgccgaTGGACCCTTAGGTTGTTTCAATaacttggttattgtaaataatgctgcagtgaacacgcGGGTCCAGTTGTCTCTTTGAcatgtgatttcatttcctttggatatactcccaggagtggagttgctggatcatacgggggttctacttaaaaacttttgaggagcctccatatcGTTTTCCACAGTGACGGCaccatttgcattcccaccaacagtgtgcagatttcccttttctccacagccccgCCAGCACTTGTTAGCGCTCGTATTTTGATGGCAGCCGTCCTGACgggtgggaggggatagctccctgtgggtttgatttgcatttcgctgatgatgagggatgttgagcaCCTTaatcatgtacctgttggccatctgtgtgtcttctttggaaaagcgtCTATGCAGCtcctctttccattttttcaacCAGATggcttgttttttgctgttgaattgtaggagttctttatgttttgggtgttaaccccttatcagatatatgatctgaaAGTAcgttctccccttctgtctgggGGAACCTCTGCTCTCTGGATGACAGGGGTTCAGGCACgcgggaatctctgcttctcacacCTGtttccaacagtgggtgggggctgtgttctgataaaactgtGTGGAGCTGTGGGTCACCATCCCCTCTTCTCGCAGATGGACTCTGAGGagggcagtgtgggcagggatgtttccccaTAGTCATCAGTCAGATGGTCACGTGCTCTGGAACGCACATCTTCCAGCCCAGAAGTGACAGGGCAATTTGTAAAGGGAGGGCCTTGCAGCTAAAACACTGAGcaggtgcttttgttctttgctggaaggacctggaaaccaaGTTGTGTAGAACAGGGACTCCCCCAGGTCACAAAGcccagttcagacttctggggtgCTGAGACCTGCTCCGAGCCACTGTCACAGAGGAGGGAAAGGCCTCAGGCGGGAGGGAGGAGCTGCTGGACTGCACGTGCCCTGCTTGTCAAGGATCAGCTCTGGTGACGTGTGgcacatgggcttagctttgggcaCATAAGAGGAGAGGTtcttggggaagggctggctttttcctctgattgagggcctactgtgtgccaagcacagcagtcctctgagtcagggttggaaagccaggcacagagaggtcggGGGAAGTTTCCAGGTCGCACAGCAGTAGGGGCAGCACTGGGGTCTGATGCAGACCCGACACCCAGCCCacactctctctcctttcccaggaccatcgTGACCCCACATGTCAGTGTCCCCCCAGAGAGGCCTGGGTGTGGGACCTGGGACATTCTctgcctaacatgccaggagccttaagagggaggACAGGGCACTTCCTTGGTCCacgatgcccagaggctgctctcagCGAGGGGCCCAGCGCACACTCTGGGCTGAatgaacctccaggatcctggaagcagcaccTGCACACAGTGAGTGCCATGGGGCCAGCGGCACTGGTCTCCTTGTCTCTTCCTCCCCTCTTTGCTGGGTGAGGAGGAGTCCCAGTGGGGCCTGGACTGGTCCCAGTTCTCAGCCCCactcagggtccagcagggggtgaagcccaggctggactctgttccctgccctcctgggcaCCCTCATTCCCtgcacctcagctgcctcctcctgcctgccTGGCAGCCCCCATCCTGGGCTATGGCAGCGTCCTCTGGCCCTTGGCCCCACACCTTCTCCGTAGTGGGTGGAAGTGAGGTGACGGACACTCTGGGCCTCCTGGATGGTCTGGGGGAGCCCGATATCCCCATCCTGTCCACAGCCCCGAGagcccagggtggggagagggtgtgtccCCATTCATGCTCTGATTTGCTCAGAGATTCTtagcacctactttgctgggtggatatggggacAGAGGGATGACATGAACGCAGGAGAGCTGGGCACAGAGGGGACGTCAGCAGAGCATGAGGAGGGGGCGAGCCCGGGCTGACCTCATAACCCCCCCtcagccttggttttctcatctttaaagtgggacagaccaTTGTGAGGTGAGCGGCAGTCTGACCCCAGGCCAGACGCAGTCTTACACACCTTACAAGTACGAGCTCGCTTGACTCCTCGTGGGAATCTATGGGGCAGGGACCGGTGTTATCACcccttctacagatgaggaaactgaggcacagagaggtgaggtgACTGCCCCAGACATCAGAGCCCAGGCTGTCCAGCTCCAGTGCCCACTCTGggtgtctcctccctcccttcaccctccactgggacccatggccacagcctcatctcagtgtgattgtttgtggggagcagggtgggggcgCTGGGGGCCCGTTTTTCTGAGCACTGTTTTCCCAGGAGGCTCAAGGTGTTGGTTGTATTCACTGCTGGACACCCGGGCCTGGGCCCCAGCCGGCCACACTGCAAGGCCTGAATCGattgtttgttgagtgaatacctgaatATCTGCACGTACTTGCATGGTGCACCCCATTTCTTCATCTCCATAGGACGCCTGGCTGCATGGCTGACATCTTCTGTCATTAGGCCTCTGCCAGGGACAGTCAGGGGGgccagagctgctcagctggggacagggagcctcaggggccctgtggctgcccCAGGCCTCTCCTGGGCTGTCCCAGACCAATCCGCAGGgaggcccagccagcttccaggaagaGCAATGAGATCCCCATCCCAGGGGTGTGAAGTAGGTGTCAAGGGTTGCTTCCTGAGGGTGACTTTGCATCTGAAAGGGCACTGGGGGCCAGGCTGCTTTAACGTCCATGCCAggcccccacccctgctggcTCAATGAAGCTGGTCATGAAGGGCACAGGCCATGGGGCTGAGGTTCTAGCAGgctcctgctccctctctgtgcctcagtgtcctcatctgtaacagagaaccaGTAACAGGGCCacgggagggctcactgagaccctgctctgtggccttgggtggCCACTGCCCTCTCACTGCTCAATGTCCTTATCTGTAATAGAAAACTAGTAACATCTTTCTTAGCCTTTTTGGGTCACATTTTTCTGAGTCCCTTTCCATGCAGAGCTCACAGACTGGAGAggtaatcagagtgtggtcacagccctggGGGTGCCAGAGGAGGCCACAGGGGCTGCAGGAGAGGGTAGGAACCCAGAAGGACTTCATGGAGGAAGTGGGGTCTGAGCTGGGtctccaaggatgagctgtcatctagccaGGGCCTGGCAccgagcaggacccatgtacatgatgaatgaaggagtgaatgaatggatgaataggtGTCCCCCTACAGAAAGTGAGGGGGGCAGCGCCCCAGGCAAGGCAGGAAACACGGGCACCTTTGGGGAACAGAGGGTGGGGATGCAGTggcctcaccctttatgggtgtcttgccaccactgTAGCCTGTGCCCTGGTGGATTGGGAGCCCTCGTCTGTCCTGTGCTCTGGGACCTGCTCTTTGTTCCCAGCAACACCCAGCTGTGCCACCTCTATGTCCCCGAGGGGACCTGGACATGTCTTGTGGGGGATTGTGAAAAGAGGGTCGGTGTGCAGCCCAAAGctaaagagggagggagaggatgatGAGGGCCTGCCAGAGGGGATCACTAGCTTGAAGGCATTGGAGGGGTGGGAGGACCAAGCCTTGGGCCTGAAGGATCCCGCTGGTGGTGGCCTCTCTCACGAGGGGACTTCACGGGGAAGAGTCAGTTGTGGGGCAAGGTATGAGCTCAGTTTTTGGGGCATGCTGACCTGGAAAAGCTCAGCATAGGtatgtccagaggagctggaggtaGGGGATGAAGGTGCCACCGGGGTCAGGATCAGAGCTTAAGTCCcagagaggtggggtgggggtgcagcaGAAGAGGCTTGAGGATGCCCAGATGTTCATTCACTGGATCCGCAGGGAGGGGACCATCATGCtcatttcacagccacctggtgcctgacagagcaAGGTCCAGGGAGGTCACAAGGAAACACAAGGTAACTTGACCCAAATTCTCCCATTTCCACTTTAAATTCCTGGGATAGAATTGGCTAAATTCAAAGATTGGTGACTTGGATTAGTTAGCTAGAAAGTTCAACCCAAGGTTTACAAGTAAAAGCAGCATACAGACTGAAGGCAAGACTAAGAACCCACAGGATCACTATGACTGTCCACATACAGCCCActgtggcctcagggcctttgcattggcCATTCTCTCAGCCGGGAACTTTCTTCCTCTGCATTGCTTGCTCCTTAAACATCTCCAGTATTCTGCCCAAATGGCCTCCATGACTTTATTTTCCTCCATGGAACGTATCACCGCCTGACTTttgatatattttacttatttttctctgtgtcccccactagGCTATCTGCTGCATGAGAATGGAGACCCACCTGCTTGACTCCCTGCTATGCCCGGTGTCTGGATCCCACCCAGCACGCAATAAGGCCTCAGTGAATGTGCACCTGGTGTATGAACGCTGTAGGCCACAGACAGGAGTCTTCCCAGCTGTGATGGTAAGAATCATTCATTcactacttactgagccctactgtgtgccgggcacTGACCTGGGCAGGAGGCACGCAGGGAATGAgacacacagtgagcacacaccaCATGTTAGGATGGACACACAGGGCTCAGGGAAGTCAGGACTGCAGGGTGGAGGACGAGAGGGCCGGGTAGGAGGGACAGTGGTGGCAGAAGAGATAGAGAGGTGGGGTCCCAGGTTGTGCAGGGCCTGGTGGCCCTTGTGAGGGCTTTTCCTCTGGGCAGGGGGACCATGGCTAGGTGCGGAGCAGGGAGCCGGATCTGGAATGTTGTGCAGGAAATGAAGCGGGTAACTGCTGAGGAGACGTGTTTgcaggaggctgtccctgtagactgagCAGGCAGGGAagtctcccctgaggaggtgacatctgagctgagcccttgtatggatcCTGTTTCtaccttctgtagactggatgctttcatccACCCTGCAGGCCTaggcaggacacaccctgttttcagtcacctggacttgacCTCCTGCCCCCTTTGTGGGCCCTCCCGCCCCAGGAGGAGTCCTCCTTCTAGGTCtagccccccacctcctccactggactcgGACTCAcgctgagccactgtccacctgcctgaCTCATCCAGAGTCAGGTCCAGGCCCTCGGGgccacccctccaccccagagCCCATGAAGTTACTCAAccggccagtcctcagcctgctcacctgCCTCGCCCTTCCCTCCTGCAGAAACAGCCCTGTCCACGGCGCCCTGCTCCTCCGCCCCTGACCCCTGTGGTGCGGCCCCCTGTGGGAAGCCGTCCCCTCCTCCAGGATGGTGAGTAGAAACTGCCTTTTCAATGGCAGTTGTCCCCTGATCTGTCGGCCTTCCTGAACCTCAGATTTCCTACTAATATAATCTATTTCACACCAGCCTGTGAGACACTTAGAGTAAACAAATGAAGAACAAGTGACTTATATACCTTTTTCCAATATCATCacgtttaatattttaatatagaatTCCTTTTCCCCATAAAATTATAGGCTCCTTGAGGGTGGAGGAGACATAAAAATTACGTGAACAGGACCAAACTGAGGGCTCAGGCCCAGGCTTGACTAAGTCCTGCATTCACACTGTAAATGGAGTTTCACTGGTTTTCAAATTAAGCTTTTACACTTGTCAGCTTAGCGGAAATTGTCAGTTCCACATGCATCTTCCCAGTAATAACCAAGTGACACCACGTGAGACGCCGTTGCCTGAGTTACTTGATGAGAATCTGTAGGTGTCAGGAGGGAGTCAGGGCAGCGTATTACACACAAGCTGCATCTTTGAGAGAGAGTGAGGGTGGCGCCCTGGAAGATGTCACCTCCTGACTCACTTAGTTGGGAACATCCATCTTCACACGTTGGATTTCTAGAGAGGTGTCCAGAGGGGAGAGTGGGCTGGAGCTGGGCTTGGCTGTCACCCACGGAAGGGAGGGCTGGAAACCTCAAACAGCTGTGGTCCTGGGAGTAGCCTGACTCGGAGGGGCCACTAGAAATGTCTCCTCCAAGACTGCTATCCTGCTGAGGGTCAGGCtcagctgctgtaacagaaaTGGGGAGAGGTGGTCCTGGGGTAAAAGTGACAGTTCTGGAGGGTGAGTGTGTCTGCGGACACAGGTTTGGCAGGACGACCGTGGTTAGTGACGCTGCATCATGTCGGGGACATTCGCCAGGAGAGTAGCCTCGAGGTGCTCCCACCACACAAAGTGAGAAACAGGTGAGGAGAGGGGCGTGCTGATTAGCTTGCCCATAGTGATCATTTCACTATGTGCACATGCACCACATGtcacgttgtacaccttaaattcatggaatttttatttaaaaaaaagacaagctcTGGGACATGAGAGGCCAGCAGCTGCACCTGGACTCTGACTTCCACAAGACAGAAATGACACTCCTGCCCAGGGTCAGACCCAACCTGCAAAGGACAGCAGCTTTTGGTTTCTCGCTCTTGGAAACCAGcccccaggctgtgaggaaacCCAGCAGCCACATGGAGGCCAAGGCCCAGCCATCAGCCCAGCTGAGCCCTGGATGACAGCCCCTGTGAGCGAGGCCTTGGCCGAGGTCCTGGGCAGCAGAGAGGAGCCGGCCCCTTGGCTGCCCACACTGTGCAGTCCTCTGGGGACAAATGAGgattgttttaaaccactgcaTTTAGGGGTGGTTGGCTTCATGACAGCAGGTACCTGAATGCTGCCTCGCTCTCACCCCCGCGTGCCCCAGGTCCTCAGACTCCTCTCACCTTTAGAGACTGATGTTTGTGTCCCCCAGATTCATAGATTGATGTCCCCCTGTGTGGCAGATGCAGAGGCTGAGTGAGGTGTCAAGGGTGGCCCTACCTGGTTGGTCAGATGTCTTTACATAAGAGAGTCGCCAGAGCTGGCTCCCCACCACATGCGGACACAGCGAGGAGATGGCCAGCTGGCAGCCAGGAGGATTGTCATCACCAGAAAGCCACCTCGTCGGACTTCGCCTGGGCCTCCCACCCCCAGAACCGTAGGAAGATAAACTTCTGCTGTTCAGGACTCCTGGCCTGTGACCCTGGGTCATGGCAGCCCCTCCAGCCTTGACGCctctgcacac is a window of Vicugna pacos chromosome 10, VicPac4, whole genome shotgun sequence DNA encoding:
- the LOC140698623 gene encoding uncharacterized protein encodes the protein MPGALRGRTGHFLGPRCPEAALSEGPSAHSGLNEPPGSWKQHLHTAICCMRMETHLLDSLLCPVSGSHPARNKASVNVHLVYERCRPQTGVFPAVMKQPCPRRPAPPPLTPVVRPPVGSRPLLQDVWLILHFAVHWGAGTFQLDSRALTKGLSSMLTHPWAPVPLPRPQPPRPQPQQEGRLLELDTALCFLEEHAQALLAGLVELDPFLGLLLVQIRGPHAGLLKYDPSVVLLQE